From one Rhizobium sp. CIAT894 genomic stretch:
- the fliG gene encoding flagellar motor switch protein FliG produces MMDFDDFGGALAGKPLTQAEKAAAVLLAMGKGVAGRLLKYFTQAELQTIIASAQSLRAIPPDELLMLVSEFEDLFTEGAGLMDNAKAIEAILEEGLTPDEVDSLLGRRTAFQAYETSIWDRLSEAEPTFVAQFLLREHPQTVAYILSMMPSNFGAKVLLQLPDNRRADIMNRTVNMKTVSPKAAQIIENQVMTLLAEIEAERNAAGSTKVADLMNELDKPQVDTLLTSLESISRESVNKVRPKIFLFEDLMYMPQRSRVLLLNDISTDVLTVALRGSPADIRESVLSAISPRQRRMIESDLQNGMGGVNPREIAIARRAVAQEAIRLANSGQIELKEKEGDASAAA; encoded by the coding sequence ATGATGGACTTTGACGATTTCGGCGGCGCGCTAGCCGGGAAACCGTTGACCCAGGCTGAAAAGGCGGCGGCTGTTCTTCTCGCTATGGGAAAGGGAGTCGCCGGCCGGCTGTTGAAATATTTCACCCAGGCCGAACTGCAGACCATTATCGCATCCGCTCAGTCGCTGCGCGCCATTCCGCCGGACGAGCTGCTGATGCTCGTTTCCGAATTCGAAGACCTCTTCACAGAGGGCGCCGGACTGATGGACAACGCCAAGGCGATCGAGGCCATTCTGGAAGAAGGCCTGACGCCCGACGAAGTCGACAGCCTGCTCGGCCGCCGCACGGCATTCCAGGCCTACGAAACCTCGATCTGGGATCGCCTCAGCGAGGCGGAGCCGACATTCGTTGCCCAGTTCCTGCTGCGCGAACATCCGCAGACCGTCGCCTATATTCTTTCGATGATGCCTTCCAACTTCGGCGCCAAGGTGCTGCTGCAGCTTCCCGATAATCGCCGCGCCGACATCATGAACCGAACGGTCAACATGAAGACCGTCAGCCCGAAGGCTGCGCAGATCATCGAGAACCAGGTGATGACGCTGCTTGCCGAGATCGAGGCAGAGCGCAATGCCGCCGGCTCGACAAAGGTCGCCGATCTCATGAACGAACTCGACAAGCCGCAGGTCGATACGCTGCTCACCTCGCTCGAATCGATCAGCCGCGAATCGGTCAACAAGGTCCGCCCGAAGATCTTCCTGTTCGAAGACCTCATGTACATGCCGCAGCGCAGCCGCGTGCTGCTGCTCAACGACATCTCGACGGATGTGCTCACCGTCGCGCTGCGCGGCTCGCCGGCCGATATCCGCGAATCGGTTCTCTCCGCCATCAGCCCGCGCCAGCGCCGCATGATCGAATCGGATCTGCAGAACGGCATGGGCGGCGTCAATCCGCGCGAGATCGCCATTGCGCGGCGCGCCGTGGCGCAGGAAGCGATTCGCCTGGCCAACTCGGGTCAGATCGAGCTCAAGGAGAAGGAAGGCGACGCTTCGGCAGCCGCCTAA